A region of the Sminthopsis crassicaudata isolate SCR6 chromosome 6, ASM4859323v1, whole genome shotgun sequence genome:
CCAATGAGACCGGCAACAGCTAAACTGGTAACTATTCCAGTGGCCGTGAAGAAATCTCTGACCTGTGAACAGAGAGGAAGATGGCGGTCACTAGGGAAGCCTGCTCCCCTCCTTTCCTGTCAAATATTTCGCTCTAGCAAGCTTGGATTTGGCTCTTGGCTCTCTTCGTAAAGTAAAAAATAGGTAACTGCCAGGTACATTTCAGTCCtccagagagggaggaggggaacgGCTAAACCAGAAGAGGGGCTGTGaaggaattctctccttccctccagttCTTCCCCACCAATCAAGAAGCCAAGCAATATGTTatcagttatataaatatatatcaaattcaaggaaacatttccacattagcgatgttgcccccccccaaaaaaaatttttaaagtaaaggcaACTTCAGTTTTTTGCAGTTATTTTTGTAAATGGCCAGACAAGCAAGGCTGATGAAAATCAATAGCCTTTGCACAACACAGGGGACCTCTCACCCACCAGCATTATATTCCAGGTAATAAATCCAGCAAAGAACATTAGGGAATTCATTACTTGCCACCCTTTGGCTAGAGTCCACATGTCAATTCTGGTAGGTTAAGAGTCACAGACAAGGGGGAAGTCAGGGCAGATGCCGAAAACATGTGCACATAAAGGCTAGAATGCAGGAGAACCTAGAGAGTGCTATAAGTCCCACCTTCTGCCAGTCTTTTCCCAGCATTCCCGTCCCTCAGCTGCCAGCTTCCCTACTCAAACTGCCAATTATCTACTGTAAGTATATTTTGTCTATACtgatttatttacatgttgtctcctcagtattgtgagcttcttgaggcagGGGaccctgtttttgcctttcttttaacACTTTAATACTTTTAACATTGCCTGGTATAcagtaagtgcttcataaatgctcaGTGATGGACTACACTTGTTTCAGTCAAAGGAATTCTCAGAGTTTTAAAGGCAGCCTTTCTATTATAGGGAACAAGCACATTGTCCTCAGAAAAGCTGAGCTCCAATCAAGAAGGCCATGGCCAGGGGAAGGCACACCACCCCGCAGGTCCTGGGCTCCCAGTTGTAACTAGGGACTTCCCAGGCGGGTCTTTCCCACTTAAACCACCGTGGGGTGGGAGAGGGCTGGACGCACCTGGTCACTGCGAGGGATTCCATATCTCAGTTCATTCACAAAGTGCTCACAGTTCTCACTGGTCAGTTTGTAGAGGACATCCTTCCCCACCTCCTGCAAGGCCCTCTGGACAATCTTGCTGGGAGGCAGTGGTGGGTACTTGTCGTCATGTTTGTTGTTCACCTGGTACCTGTCCCTCCCGACCACTACACGGAGCAACTCCTTCTTGACCGTGGCTTTGTCCGTCAGGGCCGACATGACGCTAGATGCGCCAGCCCCAGCATATTCacctttcaggaaaaaaagagagtaaCAAAGGCACTCCCAGGGATGTCCTCCCCTCAATTTATAACCCATGATCCTTCTAGTCACATTCCTCTGATAGCGTTGTCCCAAAGGAGCCAGTTGTGGGATGATCTAGCTATCCCCAAAATCAAACTTGGGATCCCCCTAAGTAGCTTTATCAACAGAACAGCTAACCTTCCAGGGTCTGCCCCCTCCCCAACATTTACAACCTCCCACGGCAAGGGTGCTTCTTACTTGGAGGTGCTAGGTGGACGACAAAGCCATCGCCCACATAGACAGCCCAATGACGATAGCCCCATCGGAAAATCTCAATCAGGTCTCCAGGTTTGGGCTCTGGCTACAAAATCACAAACCAAGGCCAGATTAGAAGCTGaatttgaaaatggagaaagatgagAGACTATGCTTCAAGGGGTTTGGAACAGGCCATAAAAGGAACAGACCTTGAAGAAATTGGGAACTGATCTTATAGAAGCGAAGGCTTAGAAGGGATATGACAGATTGAGAACCAAGTTGGCAGAGCACAGGCCAGGATACAGCTCTAAACATTCCCTTCCAAACAAGTTTAAATAATATCTCAAATCAAATATCATAATGACAACTAATAAAAAGTCAGAGGTCCAGCCCAAGACAACATGGGCGGTCTGTGACATTGGAGTGAGCAGGAGCACCAGCAGTGAGTGTTGGAGGTAGTTGTTTCATGAGCCTAGAGACAGCAAGAGGGGTTCAGAAAACTGGGCAGAAAGAGTTTATAGTGCACCGGGCAAAGCTGGCACTGATTGGCAACTCTGATGCTCATGATCGATTCCAGATTGCATTTCCAAGATGGAGAAGAGTGCTTGTGATTGGTCACAAAGGCTCAAAGGCCCTGGTCATAGTTCCAGGGTTAAGAGGAGTGCTAGTACTTGTGACTGCAGGGGAGTGGGGTAAAAACCAGAAAAGACCAGGAGCACAGTCACTACACCTCTCTCATGATAACTCcaccttggaagcaccaaaaGCTTGCAGCCCCACCTCAGAACTAACTCTGAAAACACTGGCACAAAAAACCCTAAAGTTTGATACAATGCCCCTTTATTTCCAGATAAACAAAATCcaactttaaaaagttaaaaaatataagctgaaaaaatgagcaaagaacaaTGACACAAAAAATTGAGCACAAAAAAATTACTACAGGAGCAGGGAATATCAAGATGTAAActtaaatgaagacaaaaatatgaaaacagcTAAAAAACAAAGcctaaaaaaaatactaattggaCCCAAGGCCAgcaagaattcctgaaagagtttaaaaaagagaTGTCATAGggaaaaattggggggaaaataagtgtgatgcaagaaaattatgacaaGTACATTAGTAAGAACTtggtaaaacacacacacacacacacacacacacacacacacacacacacacacacaagacacagaaattcactgaagaaaaatttCTGGGGCAGATAAGTggagagtggatagagtaccagccctgaagtcaggatgacctcaGTCTGGGTCTCagacaatacttcctagctttgtgaccctgggcaagtcacttaaccctgattgccttagaaaaaaaagaaaaaaaaaaaggaaaaatctttttaaaagatataataggACAAGTGGAAAACgaagtacaaaaattcactgaacaaAAGAACAGAagacacacagagttaaaataaaggattgaagcaaaatttattatattttggttgaagtaaaaaaaggggtagcaatcatgaggtcaaaaaagcaaaagcaaaaccagatctaattaaaagataatcaaggaaaattacattttgaTAAACGCTATCTTAAGCAATAAAGTCATCAAAAAATtgtatagcaagtttctctgaaaaaagtCTAATTTTTCTTCAACATGGAGgagtgagtcaaatttatataaaaaaataagaatcattcccaaattgataaatgatcaaaggatatgaataggcagttttcagaagaaaaaaatcaaatttacctATCGTCATATGAGAAATGCTTTAAATccctattttttaagaaaaagataaattaaaagaattgtgaggtaccacctcacaccgatcagaaaaaaatcatttccattaGAGGAAATGAGGGAAAATGGGTACATATGCATCCATAGGTACTGTTGACGGAAATGACCCAACTATTCTGGACAATCTGAAAATGGCATACcactttgacctagcaatatcattattagttttgtatcccaaagacagcaaacaaaaagtaaaaggtcctatatgtaaaaaaaaaaaatatttagagcagctttCTGTggtggaagaaaatgaaaagttgtGGGGATGCCCATCCATCTGGGAATTGCTGAATAAGCCAGGGCATAGGATTGTGGTGGAGTACTGTATTATAACAAATGAAGAGAgaggtggtttcagaaaaacatggcaaaacatgaattgatgcaacaTGAAGGGGGGAGAATTAGATtgttgtgcacagtaacagcaatattataatgataatgtaTAATGCAGCTATTCTtattaatataatgatccaagacaattcccaaGGCCTCATGATGGAAAAAGTgctattctctttctcctgagTGCCAAAGtgtaattttttcacttttttttttgacaacatggctaatatggaaatatgttttgtattatttcacatgtataattgatagcatattgcttgtcttctcactGGTAAGGGGAGCAGGATAGAAGGGAATCCGAAATAGAAGCAGGAAAAAGAATTTGTACAATGATAacaatactaaaaagaaaaacaactttaaaagattaaattcTTATTGGTGCATTGCAAAACTATGAGTCTAAAGGGATGAAGATAGAACAGGGCATTCACCATCTGACCAAGAGGTGAAGACATTAAAATACagagaggtgggggaagagaagaaaaggagggggagaagaagtTGGAGTTTAAATCAACCCATGTGGAGAGAGTAAAACTGATAACAGTGGAGTCCATGTACCAGGTCCTCCCAGTTGGGGGGCAGCtcaggaggagaagaaaaagaagagaaaaagaagaggaggaaaaaaggaaaatgaagaggaagaagagaaaggagaaaaagcaatATGGCAGCTATCTTTGAGTGTTTTAAAGTTCTATGTAAACATGAGTTATCCTTGTCAGTGTTAAGCATCTTAGCTTCCTCTGGGCAGCTTTCACCTGGAAGAGGCCACCCCGTCCAACCCCTCAACTTAAGAAGTGAGGAAACAGGCCTGGACAAGATGTGACTTGGGGTTGGTACAGAGGTCAGAGGCCTTATCCTAACCCAGCCCCTCACCATGCTATCTCTAATAGGTTTCAACAATTGGAGATGAAACCAAGAAATTGTTTCTGACTAATCAGTTATCCAGAAAATTGAATTACCCAGAACAATGCAGGGAGAGGCTTCCCTtcctaattatttcctctttagcCTGTCCCTGTGGGTACAAAGCTGTTTGCATTCTGTCTCCCCCATTTGATTGccagctccttgaggtcagagactcTGGTTTTGCCTGCCTTTGTTCCCCCTGTGGCACAGTGCTCATAATAAGTacatgataaatgcttgttgtctgaCTGATGATGCATTTTTTGAGCATCCAATTAAGGTAAATTAAAGTGGAAAATGTTGCTGTTCTGGGCTTCCAGAAAAACACTGTTTCATTGACTTTGGAATGTTAACGAGGCAACATCTTGCTCCACTTCTCTATTCTTATGACTTCCAACTTTCTGGGAAAACCATCTCTGACCATTCCAGAAGTTGAAAGATGGTGTAGACATGGGCAGTTATGGAACTTAAAGGGTTGGAAGGGTTTCCCCCTTTAGAGAAGCTGCAGTTTAAATCAACCCATTCGGGGAGAGTAAGGCTAATATCGTCGTGTGCTCCCAGTTTGGGGCAGCTCCCTTGGAGCCGAACCCCAGAGCTCTGTCCTCTGTCACCCGGCCTTCTTCTATGAGGGCGTGGGCCCAACCTCCGCACTGTAGGTGATGCTAATGCAGGAAGACAGTGCAAAAGCCTTGTTGAACAGAAGGTGACTATTTTGGTGCTCTCTTGTCTCTGATCCAGGTTACCGCCCTTCCCTTACTGCCATGGTAATGCAAGCACAGGCCTAGAAGGCCCTCCGTGGAGACCATGAGAAAGAAGCCAAAGGTCAGCCGGATCAGCACGAAGCCAAATTGGAAAGGGGGTAAGGTTCGTCTTGGGCCTTATGGTCTCTTCTGGGACATGATGCAGCGCTTGCCCAATTTCTAACATTGCCCAGAAAGTGACCCAAACCCTCAACTGgcatccttctctccttcccttagtCAAAACATTCCCTCTGGTATCTGTAAGTCATACAGGGTATAAACTAATAACTCGTACAGAGTATAAACAACAGGAAGACAAACAAATTCAACTAAGATTTAGTAAGGTATCCCAACTAACAGTGGCTTaaattctcattcctttcccAAGAAAGGCTTATTAGGGGCACAGTTGTGACCAGCAAAACACAAATAGGCCCCTGATTAATCTTAGGAGGAGGGGAACATTCCAGTTACTGGAGTTTCTAGCTTCCTGGGAGTTCTCCACAGGGCACATAGGCTTAAGTCAATGGAATGAATCTCAAAGAGTAAAATTCTTCATACAGGACTTTCTGTTGGGCAGAGAGTCCTGTTTCCCTGGAATTCCCCCCATGTGGGCCAAGTCCAGCCCACCTCCCACCATTCTGGCTGCTGGCAGTCTTATCTCCAGAGAACTCTGGCAGAGCCATCACTCCCATCATAAAGCATCTGCTCTTTGCTTCTGCCATTGGCCCATTAACCTCATCCTCACAAATCAGAAAATAAGAAGGAGAGAGGACAAagtcccccttcctcccttctctataGCAGAAGACCTAGGGATGTGAtcctgacatccatgccccaagATCTACGCCTCTGAATCCCATGCTCCAAGACTCCCAGCATCCTCTGCCTTGTTCTAAGTCTCAGCCAGccgccacccccccccccccccccccagctctcaTATCCTGTGTGGTATTCGTGAAAATGAATCTCTTTTCTAAGCTTAAGTTACATACTTTCTTTTACACCTCAGGAGAAGCAAAAGCGAAACCTGAAAGGTCCCTAAGGAGGTCACCAGAAGCAGCCAAAAAACCTGGGGACTTCGGTCCGATTTTTCTCTAAACCCCACGAAGCCTGGACCTCGTTCTGGCTCCTGAGCGCCCCTTCTGTGCTCCTCCTAAAGGAAAGTTCTATTTCCCGGCTAGCATTGTCTTTCTatccagtttctttctttgttccccCATTGTTCTCCAAACCGACCCACAAACGAATTCCAGATTCTTCCTTTGAATAATAGACAAAGTGTGTGTCTTACTGGGAAGCCACCAGTGACAGTCTGTTCAGTAAACAAAGCAGAGCCGGGCGAGGCTCGCTCTCCCAATGGGGCCCAGGGACCCTAAAGGGCGCCTTCCCCCCCTGCCCTCAAGTCCCCAGCTAAAAGGGCCACGCACAGGCCCTCGGGGACCTCCGGACACTTCCAAAGCACCTACTTGCATCTCTGTCCTTTCCAGGGCGGGGTCCTCGCTCCGGTCGGCGCCCCTGGCCAGCTGAGGGCTTCCTAGAACAGAGACGGCAAGGATCTAGTGGCAGTGCCAGGAAGCAAGCCGAGAGGCCGGGTGTGGGCCCGGCCATCGGGCACGGAGGGCCCGCTCCTCCATCCCTCCTCCTTCTGGCCAGGGAGGAAATGACCCTTAGTCCTTGATGGGACCTGGGCGGACCCCTGAGAAGAGAGGAGCCCGGACCTCCGCTGCGGGTGCCCGGGCCCATTCCccagaaagggagaagagggtgCCGCACTGGAGGGGGTGGACCGCAGGTGACACCCCCCCCCCAGCACAGAGAGGACCctgacactcacacacactcacactcacacacacacagacacagacactcacactctcccacacagacacacacacacacacacacacacacacactcacactcacacacacacagacacacacacacactcacacccacccacccacacacacacacacccacacacacacacacacacacccacacacacacacacacacacacacacacacacacacactcacacactctcacactcacgcGCGCAGCCCGCCACACCGCCCCTCTCACCAGCCCACCTGCGTGTCCGGGCTCTGACTGAGGATCTGCGGGCCGCAAGAAGCGCTGGGGCTGGGGCGCGCAGAAGTCAGCGAGATCGGTGGAGGCCCGAGAAGGCTCCAGCAAACAGCTGAGAGTGAGGTCACCCTGACTCCGCCCACATGCCAGGCTGGGCTCCGGGAGAAGCGAAACCGGCCGGCCCGGGACCCCGGGGCCTTTCCGAGCCGCCCCCGGCCTTCCGGCGCCCGGGACCCCCGCCCCAGCCCAGGAGGGGCTTTCGGGCTTGGGAAGCTAGGAGGCTGGAAACCTCCCGGGGGAGTCGGCCCCGAGGGAGCGGCCCGCATGACGTCTGCGTCCTGGGCCGAGCCCCGGCCCGGCCCGCCCGCTCCGAGCTGTCGCGCAGCGCTTCTGCTCCTGGGCGGCCTCCCGCGAGCCGCCGGGGCcgcccccccgccccccgccctTTTACTTCTGGAAGGGTCCCTCCGCCTGGTTTCTAAATCAGGAGAAGGAGGCAAATCCCTAAGAACTCCGAGAAATGGTCACGGGAAACGAGCCGCGGTTAGAAAGCTGCTCCAGATCGCTGCTGCCCCGAGAAATGCCCGAGGCGGCTGGGGCTCCACCTCCCTCCCGTCGGACGGTGACGGAGAAGGATCAGGGTCGGGGGATGTGCGGCCTGGACCCCGGTGCGTGGTTGGTGGGGTTGTGACCGCGCCAGCCCTTGGGGCAGCAAACGCGGCGCGCCTATGGAGCCAGCAGAGTCTCTTCCGGGTCCGATCCCAGGGGGATCCTAAAATGAACCGAGGCTCCCGTGTGCCGAGCCCTCGAAGGCGCCTCTTTC
Encoded here:
- the LOC141546900 gene encoding phospholipase A and acyltransferase 3-like → MQPEPKPGDLIEIFRWGYRHWAVYVGDGFVVHLAPPSEYAGAGASSVMSALTDKATVKKELLRVVVGRDRYQVNNKHDDKYPPLPPSKIVQRALQEVGKDVLYKLTSENCEHFVNELRYGIPRSDQVRDFFTATGIVTSLAVAGLIGYAVSKNRQQKQ